The DNA segment TGTCGAATTAATGGAGGCTCTTTGTTAATtggtttgtgaaaaaaaaatcctCCATAAGTCGGCGAAAAAAAAGGTGAAAAGTAAAACTTAGTGTTAGTGAAAAATGTAAGAGTATGGTTTGAAACAAAATGTATGTCGTTGGAAGATAATTTCGTGAATTTCTAAAGAACACAAAATTCAAGTTAGATTAATTCTGCAGGAGAATGGAAATACTACTTTTTAGTAAAAATCATAAACCACCCACTTGTAAAAACATTTTCGGCTTTGTATGTTAAAAACATACAACATGTCACCTTATCTATGTACGTGGCATGATCTAATTGCATGTATTAGATTTCTGTAGTGACGTAGTGCTTTTCTTTTACACGAACTAGGAAAcgtttaaaaaaagaactaggAAACGTTTTGACCCTCTCTTCCAAATGAGTTTACTTACGATGAAGATAGCTAGTTGCCTAGTTGCTTAGGTtcgtttattattattttttttttctaaaaagaaaGAAGTTATAACTATTGAGccctttataaatatttgtccCAAGTTGGAACTCTTTCTAattcttgttatttttttttgtttatatcaaAACAAAAGCACCTCTGTTGTttcttattttgatttattggTTCGGATATAAGTTTAGTGTCAGACATCCCTAGAAAACCAAAGACTAGGCTGACACCCTCAAACACTAAAACGATAGCTATAGTTTTCTTTAGttatacataaaaattataaaaaataatatttggtaaattaataaacatgataaattaatattttttggttttgagttggacgAGTTTAAAATATGAGACAAATcgataaataataagttaatattttttaagaaaaatcccATATAAATATAAGGTTCattaaaattacaaattaatattttattatatataatttatataagtataaacaaaacattatatTGTTTGTTCATATTCACAACAtaattatctatatattttcaagtcacttcaatatattttgatgatatttagtaaaattatatctaaaaccacatttaaattctatgaaacatattttatatacaagaaatactataataaaaataatatgaaagccaAATTCTAAAATTTGATTAATGTATATCCGGTAAAATCAactaattttcttataaaagatACATTTTGAATAgagaaatctaaaaaaaaaatttggtaaatTAATAACTATAGTATTGAATCTATTGATTATAGTTTTGAGTAACTCGTACTTTTTCAGATTTAgtgttaataaaatgaaaatgtggagagaggaagagaatgaACAATTTGGTCTCATCCGGAGGTACGTAATATGTGGCATATGGCAATCATACGTTTGCCTCATTAGGTTAAATGGGCTCATTAGAGCATGAGCATTGGTGAACCCCACTTTGGGGtttaccaaatttttttaatatttttttgtgggtCCATGAACAGTTATGAACCCGAATTTGTAGTTTTTTGCATTAGTGAATCCGAAGAACGAGTTCataggaataaaataataatatttttttatttttttttaaatttaaaattattcagaatacatgaataaaatattaaaatatattataaaatttatgaaaacattttattcaacctatgttttagttttggagtttaagttttggtttgtgttttcaAATGTATAAAagctatgttttaaaattttatgttgttTCTTAACTTAAATTCAATTCATAGAAACATTTTGTTCGATGATCAGTCTACGCATTCAACAAAGGAATTAAGTTCGAGAATGTTTAACTTAGGATAAAAGTTCACATAGAAAAACCATTCAAGTTTTACAAACCGAAATACATAAGTTGATAAGTTGctaatgaaacaaaaagaaacaagttaAGATGATAGAGAGGAAAGACCGCAAAAGAGCCATCTAATTTCGTGAGGTAGAAGCAATGCTACCTGTAGAAGAAGAGAACACAAGTTAAAGCAGAAGCAAAGTAGTAACATTGAAGATATAGACAACACAAACAAGTCAAATGAGAAGACTTACCATCGATTCTGCTGAAGTGCTTGATCAGTAGTTCAGTACACTCCTTCCTTTCCGGACATACACACAGTAATGGAGTTGTCGTCCCGTCTCCAACCACGTTGAACACAAACAAATCTCCGTTGGTGCATCTGTTATCACGACAGAACTTTCTCCACCCTCTGCTGATGTAATATGCGCCGTCTGATTCGCTAAATCCGAAGCGCGCAGTCCATGACTTTCCCTCCTTGTTGACAAGTTTGACCTCTTTGCATTGTTGGTTCAAAGCACCACACCTCATAGCTTCCACAGGAAGAAACTACAAACACATACATAACATCAGCCAAGAAGCAGTACTAGAATCACacaataaataactaaattttactCACCATTTTGTCGTCCTTTTGATTTGTAGGAGTAACCTCAGCCAAGAAGCAGTAGTCGTATGAGAAAGTAGGAGCATCATCCGCGTCGGACCACAAAATCTCACAACAGCTAGGACCAAAAGGAGTCACATGAAAGACCATGTCTCCTTCGTgtttgaagatgacaatgtcACCGATTCGAAGATCATGTGCTTCGGTGAACTCTTTCCAACCTTTGGTGAGTGTCCTGCCTTCTCGGATCACCTCCCAAATTTGATCCGAAGCGTCCGATCTTAGCTTCCATGGTTTATTGATCTCAGCCCCTTGTATGTGTTTTGAGTAGAAGTCAAGTGGTATTGCGACGCCACTTTGAAAACCAGGAAGAAGAGGCTTGAAGAAATGAGGTTTTCGGGGAGTTTCCATCTGCAACAATCGAGTTCCAATTACATGTATTAATCGAGttccaattttaaaaaatcgCATCAAACTACTATAGACCACACAAGACCACAGAACAATTCTAAAAGAGCCAAGTCCGGTTATATGCATGTCCTAAATTAAAACCCCCTTTTACATTTCGAACCCTTACACGAAACCCCCAAATCGAAATGAAATCCATGATAAACGAACCCTAAAAAGAAACTGTATGTCGATTTTGACCAAGAAATCGAAACCCCCTTCTCGATTTCCCACTCTAAGACGAAATCCCAAAATCGACTTCCTTAACCTAGAAACCTCCCGAGATCAAATCGAAGCTATCTCGTCCTCGGAGTGATTGAGACTCACCTGAGAGCGTTTACGAGTGACTCCGACGACGAATTGATCGAGAAAATCTCCGGCTCTGGACCCCGACACGAAATCGCCTCACAGACGGAGAAACCCTAGATTTCGAAGAGAGAAGGGAAAATGGGATCTTTCATGCGAAACCCATTTTTTCGCAGTCAACCCGCGCGATCGCGTAGCCACTCCCTCTGCGCCGCGTGGCATGACCCCGTATCATACAGACTCACTTGGAAGACCCGGTTCACGGGTTGAAATCCATTTATTCATTTCTTTTAATCGATAAGGCCTATGATACCGAACCCATGACTCTCTCATAAACCCCCGATGCGGGTGGTCTTAGATTTTCTCAAATTATTTCCATATATTTTGTGTGAATTTTGAATGCCTAGTGAATAATTTGAATACTTCAGGCTGTCTTTGTCATATAGTACCGATTATATTCCCACCGGTCCTTTTTTACGttcaagtttaatttttttttgtctctggATAATGTGTATGggatggatatatatatatatatatgcttatgGGATGAATATTGTAGGAGAACGATAAAAGATAGGATTTTTCTAGTAGAGAAAATGTAATGGTGATAAACCTGTCTGCCAACTCTGCCCACTGTCTCCAAAGTCCATCCCAGTTCTTTATTGGAATCTTCTTATGATATTACACTTCTTTTCATATGAAAACATGTGACCTCTCCTTCTCATTTCTTTTCCTCACTTTTGCCCCTTCATTAAATCGTTTGcttttttcttgtctttctcaatgttaaaataaatatataacgtACAATTGGAAAAGATATGGCTTTTTGATTGGCTAACCAGTACCTAGTCATCGAATTTTTGTGTAGAAGCATCATGGGTCGATGGAAATAGACGATTCGACTGTGTATTTGACTTTTCAACCGATCTTCTAACAGATGGTTCGTGAAAGTATTGATGTTTGATGAACCTGTCACTTAGTCACGTCATCTAAATGTGTTTACTGttggataaaaatattatttgtggGATTTTATTCTCATTTGATGGTAGATGTGACCTTTCATAGGTATCCGAAGAAAACTAATTGTTGACGTTAATATGATGTAATTACTTATTAGTCAAGGATTTAAAATGTGCTATAAATATGCAAGGTTAAATATGTTGTGGCCTTGTGGGTCTCTCACCAAATTTCTCATAATAAacacatacaaaaaataaaaaggaagtTGAGAGAATCTAATTTGTGTTTGAGATACTCTTCTTACATTTGTCGCTTTCtcattagtttaaaatttaatagcAAGAGACTCATTTGAGTTTCTCTCTAATGCAGATGGCCTAAggtttgtttttgaaaattaaccAATAAAATTGCAGGTAACTGGAAAATTCTATGTGATAATGTCTAAGTATGATGTTAAGCATGTGACCCTTGAGAGTCACTTAGGGCACTGTAGAAGATTGACCCAAATGGTTACAAACAACAAGTGAACTATCTTCTCTTATATACGTACGTGTGTAGAGGGGACCATTAATTACGGTAAACACACACacgtatatatatgtatatgtatgtgTATGTTTTGCCCTAAATTCCAAAATTTGATTGAGCATGGGGACTCATGCGACAGCAATGCTGCTTTTTCACATTGCTTTCCATTTCTTGTGATAAACCTTTCGAACCCTTTTTGGTAACCCCAaacaatgaaaaataaaagaaataagacaacaaagaccaaaacaaaaagaacatgTTATAAACTAATAAACGCCTAATGAgactatattaaaataattttttttttttttggtaaaaatgttaagatattaaaataattttgttataaatattgTGACTAAAGTTAAAAGAGTAATCGGTGCATGTAAGAAATTATAACATTTGGTTCTCGGGTAACAGGAAAAAGGATCAAAACAATTGTGCATTCGGATTTTAGAAAGCGGTGACTATATAGTAGAGTAGTACTTCGAAAATATGTGaaaacatttgaaaaaaaaactagaagactagtttcaaaaagaaagacttgtttcaaaaaaaatatcactaaaatACAAATTCGCATATTAGTAGTTCAACCGGTTATAAAGATGATTCGTGTTTTAGGCTTTTAGCGCTATATGATTTATAGTTCTAGTTTATCATGCATTATTGTTTCTGatacaaacaaaaatttatgCCGTTTAAACTTTTGATGACTTAGAAATAAAAGTAgcttgatcaaaaaaaaaaataaaaaataaataaaagtagcAAAGTTTTAAAAACCTACATACAAAAAATACCCGCAGAGGGATAAAGTATCTTCTGAGACAGCAGATATTTTCTAGGTCACGTCCCTTTCATTCCCATTGCATATGAAGACAAGATATATCAACCAAAATCTTCCAAAGCATACAAAACATAAGATATGCCAAGTTACGGTAAAATTCATAATGCACTGTCATCTGAAATGTGAATCATCTAATTAGGTTATATTTACCTACCTTATCGTAATATATGATATAGTTCAATTATGTTcttttacataaaaaaattcaaaagagtTTAGGCTACTTTCAGGACATATTACATGGAAACCAAACAAAATCTACGGTAAATGAAGAAAAAGGTTATTAATGTTAACATGATAGATAAgtccaaaaaaaattactattggAAGCTCCCTTATTCCAATTATTAAATTGAgggtttataaatgattttacatGATGAGGATTGGGTTTCTAATCTTGGAAAACGCTAATTATGCTAGCTAGTCTGCATTCAAACAGATAATCAAAGTTCAGACAACATACCACTCTGATTTCTTGGGTTACAAAACCTAATcgatatataattttcttttaaagtaTATATAGTATAAACTCTATGAGATAATACTCACTAAATCAATACTTATAAATTCATAAACTGAGTTCAAGTTAAATGATTTATAATATACACAACTCGataaaagtaataatttttttaaaaatatgcaaACATATGATCAAGTTtatatcttaaattaataattattgttTAACGTTTCtacaaatacaaatataaatccATTTCTAActttactattattttaaaatattttgtgttgTTTAGATTTTATAGCGCATATAAATCCGAAATTATGAAtacaaaaaatctaataaaaagaGTGGAAGGCAAATCTATAAAGTTTAgtaaatatataagattatgaagataactatttttaatttctaaatatgAACCAaaatttgttattatttaaactattaacactaaaaatagagtaagtctaatatta comes from the Brassica rapa cultivar Chiifu-401-42 chromosome A01, CAAS_Brap_v3.01, whole genome shotgun sequence genome and includes:
- the LOC103863768 gene encoding B3 domain-containing protein REM9-like; translation: METPRKPHFFKPLLPGFQSGVAIPLDFYSKHIQGAEINKPWKLRSDASDQIWEVIREGRTLTKGWKEFTEAHDLRIGDIVIFKHEGDMVFHVTPFGPSCCEILWSDADDAPTFSYDYCFLAEVTPTNQKDDKMFLPVEAMRCGALNQQCKEVKLVNKEGKSWTARFGFSESDGAYYISRGWRKFCRDNRCTNGDLFVFNVVGDGTTTPLLCVCPERKECTELLIKHFSRIDGSIASTSRN